The Acidobacteriota bacterium genome segment AGCAGAATCTTCGGCCGTGGCTCCGTTACGTTCATCGCCATGCGGTTCGCTTCAGCCGTCCATCGAATAGCCCCTCACGTCGAGGCCGGGCACACGGCGATAGTGTCTCGTGTTGCGTGTCACCACCGGCACGCCATGCGCCACCGCGGTGGCTGCGATCCAGAGATCATTACCGCCAATCATGGCGCCGTTGTCCCGCAGGTATCGGGACGCGCGTCCGTATTCCCAACTGACGTCGTCGGTAATCGGCAGAACGCGGAACGGACTCAGGAACCGCTCCCAGCGCCCCGGTTCGGCGAGGCTCGTGCCGGCAGCCAGCTCCCCGGCAATGGTCGGGGTTATGAACAGACGACAGGTCGCATGAGACTCCAGGAAGCGTTGCGCGGGACCATTCTCA includes the following:
- a CDS encoding type II toxin-antitoxin system VapC family toxin, which encodes MEHALILETTFLIDLEREFVKGENGPAQRFLESHATCRLFITPTIAGELAAGTSLAEPGRWERFLSPFRVLPITDDVSWEYGRASRYLRDNGAMIGGNDLWIAATAVAHGVPVVTRNTRHYRRVPGLDVRGYSMDG